In the genome of Pelagibacterium nitratireducens, one region contains:
- the rpmF gene encoding 50S ribosomal protein L32, with amino-acid sequence MAVPKRKTTPMKRGFRRSADALKGAAYVEDKDSGELRRPHHVDLKSGMYRGRQILEPKGN; translated from the coding sequence ATGGCAGTCCCCAAAAGGAAGACGACGCCGATGAAGCGCGGGTTCCGCCGTTCGGCCGATGCGCTCAAGGGCGCAGCTTATGTTGAAGACAAGGACAGCGGCGAGCTTCGCCGTCCGCACCATGTCGATCTGAAGTCCGGCATGTATCGCGGCCGTCAGATTCTTGAGCCCAAAGGCAACTGA
- the fumC gene encoding class II fumarate hydratase gives MSTRTETDSMGPIEVPNEKYYGAQTARSLMNFDIGGEKMPLEIVHAFGTLKKAAAVTNTKLGLMDETTRDLVVAAADEVISGKLDDHFPLVVWQTGSGTQSNMNVNEVISNRAIEMAGGEMGSKKPVHPNDHVNMSQSSNDTYPTAMHIAAVTIVEDKLFAKVKLLRDTLAKKSEEFMDVVKIGRTHLQDATPLTLGQEISGWVAQIDLALKAIEASLPQLRELALGGTAVGTGLNTHPDYARMVAEEISTLSGHQFVTAPNKFAVLAGHDAFVGASGALKQLAVAFMKIANDVRWLASGPRSGLGEITIPENEPGSSIMPGKVNPTQSEAMTMVVAQVMGNDATIGFAASQGNFELNVYKPVIAFNFIQSVRLLADAAKSFNDNCAIGIEPDRKKINEHLNNSLMLVTALNRKIGYDNAAKIAKTAHKNGTTLREEAIALGLLSGDEFDAEVRPEQMVGPITIKK, from the coding sequence ATGAGCACGCGGACTGAAACCGACTCTATGGGCCCTATCGAGGTTCCAAACGAGAAATATTACGGGGCACAGACCGCACGCTCGCTGATGAATTTCGATATCGGCGGCGAAAAGATGCCGCTCGAAATCGTCCATGCCTTCGGAACTCTGAAAAAGGCTGCGGCGGTCACCAATACAAAACTCGGGCTTATGGACGAAACGACCCGCGACCTCGTGGTCGCGGCGGCCGATGAGGTGATCTCCGGTAAGCTCGACGATCATTTTCCGCTGGTTGTCTGGCAGACCGGGTCCGGCACCCAATCGAACATGAACGTCAACGAGGTGATTTCCAACCGCGCCATCGAAATGGCCGGCGGGGAGATGGGCAGCAAGAAGCCCGTGCACCCCAATGACCATGTTAATATGAGCCAAAGCTCCAACGACACCTATCCCACCGCCATGCATATCGCGGCGGTGACCATTGTCGAGGACAAGCTGTTCGCCAAGGTCAAGCTGCTGCGCGACACGCTGGCGAAAAAGTCCGAGGAGTTCATGGACGTGGTCAAGATCGGCCGCACCCATCTTCAGGATGCGACGCCTCTGACGCTGGGGCAGGAAATTTCGGGCTGGGTGGCGCAGATCGACCTGGCGCTCAAGGCCATTGAGGCGAGCTTGCCGCAATTGCGCGAACTGGCGCTGGGGGGAACAGCTGTGGGGACGGGGCTTAACACCCACCCTGACTATGCGCGCATGGTGGCCGAGGAAATTTCGACTCTTTCGGGGCATCAGTTTGTGACGGCGCCCAACAAGTTTGCGGTGCTGGCCGGGCACGATGCGTTCGTCGGGGCTTCGGGTGCATTAAAGCAACTGGCGGTTGCGTTCATGAAAATCGCCAATGATGTGCGCTGGCTGGCCTCGGGGCCGCGCTCGGGACTGGGTGAGATCACCATTCCCGAAAACGAGCCCGGCTCCTCGATCATGCCGGGCAAGGTCAACCCGACTCAGTCGGAAGCCATGACCATGGTCGTGGCGCAGGTGATGGGCAATGACGCCACCATTGGGTTTGCGGCGAGCCAGGGCAATTTCGAGCTCAATGTCTATAAGCCGGTCATCGCGTTCAACTTCATCCAGTCAGTGAGGCTTTTGGCCGACGCGGCCAAATCGTTCAACGACAATTGCGCCATCGGCATTGAGCCGGACCGCAAGAAGATCAACGAGCATTTGAACAATTCGTTGATGCTGGTGACCGCACTCAATCGCAAGATTGGTTACGACAACGCGGCTAAGATCGCCAAAACGGCGCACAAGAACGGCACGACCTTGCGCGAGGAAGCTATTGCGTTGGGGCTTTTGAGCGGTGACGAGTTCGACGCCGAGGTGCGGCCCGAGCAGATGGTCGGGCCGATCACCATCAAGAAGTAA
- a CDS encoding CAP domain-containing protein gives MTLELAPTRLSAIALALFCVGGLAACSGAPSSTGGGLAPGLVSQINVPGAQMDRQAALGIINQYRAVRGAAPLSADPALDAQAQSVAAQYASTGNPPTRPAGTTNMRLSAGYTNFAETFSGWRNSPADADVLAQGDARRAGFAAVYEPNSAYGAHWVMLLAR, from the coding sequence ATGACCCTTGAGCTCGCCCCTACCCGACTGAGCGCGATTGCGCTTGCCCTTTTCTGCGTCGGTGGGCTTGCCGCCTGCTCAGGGGCGCCGTCTTCGACAGGTGGTGGGCTGGCGCCGGGCCTTGTCAGTCAGATCAATGTGCCGGGCGCTCAGATGGATCGGCAGGCGGCGCTGGGGATCATCAACCAGTACCGCGCGGTGCGCGGGGCCGCGCCGCTGAGCGCCGATCCGGCACTCGATGCGCAGGCTCAGAGTGTTGCGGCGCAATATGCGAGCACGGGTAACCCGCCAACTCGTCCGGCAGGCACAACCAATATGCGGCTTTCTGCGGGCTATACCAATTTTGCCGAGACGTTTTCGGGGTGGCGCAACAGTCCAGCCGATGCCGATGTTCTGGCGCAGGGCGATGCGCGGCGCGCCGGGTTCGCTGCCGTGTACGAGCCGAATTCGGCCTACGGCGCGCATTGGGTGATGCTGTTGGCTCGGTAG
- a CDS encoding PilZ domain-containing protein, whose translation MTMSVAAPIGGDVGDWVTAHFEEFGVLRGQIARPMGFGFTMSLDMTDEERERLASHVQWLEQHKNYEVSENRRYRRVTPKDPQSTIILADGTMIDCFVIDISMTGAAISADLGVEIGMPMALGTVVGRVVRMLDPGFAIEFLTRVDYDSLEHKLICPRAELRKRLLEEA comes from the coding sequence ATGACCATGTCCGTTGCCGCCCCGATCGGCGGCGATGTGGGGGATTGGGTGACGGCCCATTTCGAGGAGTTCGGTGTGCTGCGCGGCCAGATCGCCCGCCCCATGGGCTTTGGCTTTACAATGTCGCTCGATATGACCGATGAGGAACGCGAGCGCCTCGCCTCGCACGTCCAATGGCTTGAGCAGCACAAGAATTACGAGGTTTCCGAGAACCGCCGCTACCGGCGCGTCACGCCCAAGGACCCCCAGTCAACCATCATTCTGGCCGATGGAACGATGATCGATTGTTTCGTGATCGATATTTCGATGACCGGAGCCGCCATCTCTGCCGATCTCGGTGTCGAAATCGGTATGCCGATGGCGCTGGGTACCGTGGTCGGGCGCGTCGTGCGCATGCTCGACCCCGGCTTTGCCATCGAATTTCTGACCCGCGTCGATTACGACAGTCTCGAGCACAAACTCATCTGTCCCCGCGCCGAACTGCGCAAGCGCCTGCTGGAAGAGGCTTAG
- a CDS encoding sulfurtransferase TusA family protein has product MGDTVVDARGLKCPLPVLKLEKALARAKAGETIVVLATDPIARIDIALYCHQEGHALVTRDEGRAVRFTVIKSPIAG; this is encoded by the coding sequence ATGGGCGATACTGTTGTCGATGCGCGTGGACTCAAATGTCCGCTGCCCGTCCTCAAGCTCGAAAAGGCGCTGGCGCGCGCCAAAGCGGGCGAGACGATTGTGGTGCTGGCGACCGATCCCATCGCGCGGATCGATATCGCCCTCTATTGCCATCAGGAGGGACACGCACTCGTTACGCGCGACGAGGGTAGAGCCGTCCGGTTTACAGTGATCAAGTCCCCAATTGCGGGGTGA
- a CDS encoding D-alanyl-D-alanine carboxypeptidase family protein — translation MQSIQRLLSICVLVLGILAATLSSALALPQLLIDMRTNEVLYENEAGIPWHPASLTKLMTALIAFEAIETGQASLSTPVITSANALSAAPSKLGLPEGTAITLEDALYILVVKSANDIAVAIGETIAGSEPAFVDMMNARAAIMGLTGTHFVNPHGLHDPAQVITARDIAMIALTIRARFPQYDALFSTRTVALGDARSQSNNELLTGFSGTDGMKTGYVCASGLNIVATVTRGGRQLMAITLGASSSRERGEMTAQMLFSGFAGGYRGTGRTVNAVVNQPGLLPVDMRTDICGANASQYSEERAEIFSAGLDGQISYLNDTIVPPTHTIATLGRLADVPLPRPRPGIPDIAAGSPANQNLSAGFGDSSIVSLTPNP, via the coding sequence GTGCAGTCTATCCAGCGGTTGCTGTCCATTTGCGTCCTGGTTCTCGGCATCCTCGCTGCCACCCTGTCTTCAGCACTCGCGCTGCCGCAATTGCTCATAGACATGCGCACCAATGAGGTGCTGTACGAAAACGAGGCCGGCATTCCCTGGCACCCTGCCTCCCTGACCAAGCTGATGACGGCGCTTATCGCGTTCGAGGCCATCGAGACCGGACAGGCTTCGCTGTCCACGCCCGTCATAACCTCGGCAAACGCGCTTTCGGCGGCGCCCTCCAAGCTGGGCCTGCCCGAGGGGACCGCAATCACGCTCGAGGATGCGCTCTATATCCTGGTTGTAAAATCAGCCAATGACATCGCCGTCGCCATTGGCGAAACCATCGCTGGCAGCGAGCCGGCCTTCGTCGACATGATGAACGCCCGCGCCGCGATCATGGGGCTGACCGGCACCCATTTCGTCAATCCCCACGGCCTGCACGACCCAGCCCAGGTAATCACGGCGCGTGACATCGCCATGATCGCGCTGACCATCAGGGCGCGTTTCCCCCAGTATGATGCACTGTTTTCCACCCGCACCGTGGCGCTCGGCGATGCACGGTCGCAGTCCAACAACGAGCTTCTGACCGGCTTTTCCGGCACCGATGGGATGAAGACCGGCTATGTCTGCGCGTCCGGGCTCAATATCGTGGCCACCGTAACCCGCGGCGGGCGGCAATTGATGGCCATAACCTTGGGGGCCAGTTCTTCACGCGAACGCGGCGAGATGACCGCCCAGATGCTGTTTTCGGGCTTTGCCGGTGGCTATCGCGGCACGGGCCGCACCGTTAACGCCGTCGTCAACCAGCCCGGTCTTTTGCCCGTCGACATGCGCACCGATATCTGCGGCGCCAATGCTTCGCAGTACTCCGAGGAACGTGCCGAGATTTTTTCTGCCGGCCTTGATGGCCAGATTTCCTATCTCAACGACACCATAGTTCCGCCCACTCACACCATTGCAACGCTTGGCCGGCTGGCCGACGTGCCTCTGCCCCGCCCCCGACCGGGAATACCTGACATCGCAGCTGGAAGTCCTGCCAATCAGAACCTTTCGGCCGGCTTTGGCGATTCCTCGATCGTGTCACTGACGCCCAATCCCTGA
- a CDS encoding helix-turn-helix domain-containing protein, which translates to MAGIEPDEATVCTAMGDILNRIGDKWSVMVVGRLKGGTMRFSELRRAIDGVSQRMLTLTLRNLERDGLVTRTVYAEIPPRVEYTLTEMGRTLTGPIGALWDWAAEHQDQVARARIHYDRAQDGVAIQPERRRA; encoded by the coding sequence ATGGCCGGTATCGAGCCTGATGAAGCAACGGTTTGCACGGCGATGGGCGATATACTCAACCGGATTGGCGACAAGTGGAGCGTCATGGTGGTGGGCAGGCTCAAGGGCGGCACCATGCGGTTTTCCGAACTGCGCAGGGCCATTGACGGGGTATCCCAGCGCATGCTCACGCTTACCCTACGAAATCTTGAACGCGACGGGCTCGTGACGCGCACCGTCTATGCGGAAATTCCACCCCGGGTGGAATATACGTTGACCGAAATGGGTCGTACGCTGACGGGGCCGATTGGGGCGCTTTGGGACTGGGCGGCAGAACACCAGGATCAAGTGGCGCGGGCGCGTATCCATTATGATCGCGCCCAAGATGGGGTCGCCATACAGCCCGAGCGCCGGCGGGCCTGA
- a CDS encoding GNAT family N-acetyltransferase: MLSIEPLNQADIPVTASLHRDNLRLGLFPKLGRHFLGLYQQSFASSPYGIALVARDEGTVVGALFGTTSNAEHYRWVTRNFGSKLALAGCSAMLTRPQVALDFACTRAGRYAKGIARHVGLTPSGSSGPKAASRPVSVLSHIVTDVNARRRGVGRRLIQGFASHATLLGIHRALLVTEEGGLGTPFFERLGCRLVGQHKSQDGATLREYRLIFDEEGAYEDRDGGRVAYTVVRAYPKRLGPASTRPQRP, translated from the coding sequence ATGCTGTCCATCGAACCGCTCAATCAAGCCGATATCCCTGTTACAGCCAGCCTGCATCGCGACAATCTGCGTCTTGGGCTTTTTCCCAAGCTCGGCCGGCATTTCCTTGGCCTCTATCAGCAAAGTTTCGCCAGTTCGCCCTATGGAATCGCGCTGGTGGCCCGCGACGAGGGCACTGTAGTGGGGGCCCTGTTCGGCACCACTTCGAATGCCGAACACTACCGCTGGGTTACCCGCAATTTCGGCTCGAAACTCGCGCTGGCTGGATGCAGTGCCATGCTCACCCGCCCTCAGGTCGCTCTCGATTTTGCCTGCACCCGCGCCGGACGTTACGCCAAGGGCATCGCCCGCCACGTGGGGCTCACCCCATCGGGTTCGAGCGGACCCAAAGCCGCCTCGCGACCGGTTTCTGTGCTGAGCCATATCGTGACCGACGTCAATGCGCGCCGCCGCGGCGTTGGACGCCGGCTGATCCAGGGCTTCGCCAGCCACGCAACCTTGCTGGGAATCCATCGGGCTCTGTTGGTCACCGAGGAGGGTGGACTGGGCACACCGTTTTTTGAAAGACTGGGCTGCCGGCTGGTTGGACAGCATAAGAGCCAGGACGGCGCCACGCTGAGGGAATACAGGCTGATATTTGATGAGGAAGGCGCTTATGAGGATAGGGATGGCGGTCGGGTCGCTTACACTGTTGTGCGCGCTTATCCAAAACGGCTGGGCCCAGCTTCCACCCGTCCCCAACGCCCCTGA
- a CDS encoding CHAD domain-containing protein, translating into MGKEIELKLQIAPVAAGPVLQWAEVHGELGRRDLRSVYFDTPGRSLAMAGLSLRTRFDGAQYVQTVKATQGKAAGLFARNEWEKPVPSEQPEPGSDTPLAGLPPQTLDALAPLFSLEVERRSLDIARQNGVVELAIDTAIVVADDRQSDFCEIELELKSGGAHVLFELARELDALASVRLGVMTKSERGYRLLDAVAESVKAEFIPLSADQKVSDGFSVIAAACMRQYRLNEDILVRRRSPEALHQARVGLRRLRSALTLFKPAVEDGRYVHFRDELKWLAQELGDVRDLDVLYGRAQSSELRIAIGRLREGAQDGLEAILGSARARALMVDLAEWIAVGAWRGDGDGAHECVLGEFAAQALEKAFSKFKKRSDGLAGLSDEDRHEVRKLAKKLRYGAEFFAGLYTGKKPAKRHGRFIDGLQAVQDKLGTLNDLAAAPDLLARNGLDGTEGAEGVLSGADTTETLERAEAARDSLIGLKPFWH; encoded by the coding sequence ATGGGTAAGGAAATTGAACTCAAGCTGCAGATCGCGCCCGTGGCTGCGGGGCCGGTTCTCCAGTGGGCGGAGGTGCATGGAGAGTTGGGGCGGCGGGATTTGCGCTCGGTCTATTTCGACACACCCGGTCGCTCACTGGCTATGGCGGGGCTCTCGCTGAGGACGCGCTTTGACGGGGCGCAATACGTCCAGACCGTGAAAGCCACGCAAGGCAAGGCTGCGGGGCTGTTCGCGCGTAATGAGTGGGAAAAGCCAGTACCGTCCGAGCAGCCTGAACCGGGTTCGGATACGCCGTTGGCCGGGCTGCCACCTCAAACGCTCGACGCGCTGGCGCCGCTGTTTTCGCTCGAGGTGGAGCGACGGAGCCTCGACATTGCGCGCCAAAACGGCGTCGTTGAACTTGCGATAGATACTGCAATTGTCGTAGCCGACGACCGACAAAGCGATTTCTGCGAGATCGAACTCGAACTGAAATCGGGTGGGGCCCATGTGCTGTTCGAGCTGGCGCGGGAACTGGACGCGCTGGCCAGTGTGCGGCTCGGGGTGATGACCAAATCGGAACGCGGCTACCGATTGCTCGACGCGGTGGCCGAGAGCGTCAAGGCCGAGTTCATACCGCTTTCAGCCGACCAGAAGGTCTCGGACGGGTTTTCGGTGATTGCCGCTGCGTGCATGCGGCAATATCGGCTGAACGAGGATATCCTGGTGCGGCGGCGTTCGCCCGAAGCTTTGCATCAGGCGCGAGTGGGCCTGCGGCGGCTGCGTTCGGCGCTCACGCTGTTCAAGCCGGCGGTCGAGGACGGGCGGTACGTCCATTTTCGGGACGAACTCAAATGGCTGGCGCAGGAATTGGGCGATGTGCGCGATCTCGACGTGCTCTACGGTCGTGCGCAATCGAGTGAGTTGCGGATCGCCATCGGTAGGTTGCGTGAAGGGGCCCAGGACGGGCTCGAGGCGATACTGGGGTCGGCGCGGGCCCGAGCGTTGATGGTGGACCTCGCCGAGTGGATCGCCGTGGGAGCGTGGCGAGGCGATGGCGATGGGGCACATGAATGCGTGCTCGGCGAATTTGCCGCTCAGGCGCTGGAGAAAGCTTTCAGCAAGTTCAAAAAGCGCAGCGACGGGCTGGCCGGGCTCAGCGATGAGGATCGGCACGAGGTGCGCAAGCTGGCCAAGAAGCTGCGCTATGGAGCCGAGTTTTTTGCCGGACTCTATACCGGCAAAAAGCCCGCCAAGCGACATGGCCGATTCATCGACGGGCTGCAGGCCGTTCAGGACAAGCTGGGCACGCTCAACGATCTGGCGGCGGCGCCGGATCTTCTGGCAAGAAACGGATTGGACGGTACCGAGGGGGCGGAAGGAGTGTTATCGGGCGCCGACACGACCGAAACGCTTGAAAGGGCTGAGGCGGCGCGTGACAGCCTGATTGGTCTCAAGCCTTTCTGGCACTAG
- a CDS encoding YqaA family protein, whose product MLRRLYDWAMRMAVSRQAPYALAGVSFAESSFFPLPPDVMLIPMVVADRKSAWWNATICTIASVLGGMFGYVIGAFLFEPLARPIIDFYHYGPAFEQLQQWFADYGLLIVFVAGFTPVPYKVFTIASGFAGLSLPVFVLGSIISRGARFFLVATLLYFFGPPIRDFIEKRLGLVTMVFTVLLIGGFVAIRYLS is encoded by the coding sequence ATGCTGCGCCGCCTTTATGACTGGGCCATGAGAATGGCCGTGAGCCGACAGGCTCCCTATGCCCTGGCCGGGGTGAGTTTCGCCGAAAGCTCGTTTTTTCCGCTGCCGCCCGATGTGATGCTGATCCCCATGGTGGTGGCAGACCGCAAGTCGGCTTGGTGGAATGCCACGATCTGCACGATCGCCTCGGTGCTGGGGGGGATGTTCGGGTATGTGATCGGCGCGTTCCTGTTCGAGCCGCTGGCGCGGCCGATCATCGATTTCTACCACTACGGACCGGCGTTCGAGCAGCTCCAGCAATGGTTTGCCGATTACGGGTTGCTGATCGTCTTTGTCGCCGGGTTCACGCCGGTTCCCTATAAGGTGTTTACCATAGCGTCCGGCTTTGCCGGGCTGTCGCTTCCGGTCTTCGTTCTCGGTTCGATTATCTCGCGCGGTGCGCGGTTCTTTCTCGTGGCGACGCTGCTCTATTTCTTCGGCCCACCGATCCGCGATTTTATCGAAAAACGGCTCGGTCTGGTCACAATGGTGTTTACCGTATTGTTGATCGGCGGGTTCGTCGCCATCCGCTATCTGAGCTAG